One segment of Pseudophryne corroboree isolate aPseCor3 chromosome 10, aPseCor3.hap2, whole genome shotgun sequence DNA contains the following:
- the LOC134965285 gene encoding paraneoplastic antigen Ma2 homolog, whose translation MEGLTGEDVYNWCLKKGVNPRKCIGIGGDLLDDSDETVLRKVGTLYGVIRPKIMDKMDDEVGKKIAVLVETEKDLDVNLIPLMIMADEETGRRWSIIGPSIREEDTTRDTTSAPISVMISPEGVDRGEASGNGHSATNVNGGQFETMVDRVVSQLERWHYEGSYRRLRIFSGIVPVPTGEEPYESWKEAAVQQAEEWQCPDKIKRQRVVESLRGPAMGIIQAARRSNPNATLETYLEALDYAYGTLEDVGDLLSRLNHTFQESGEKLSAYVIRIDKLLYKIVEKKRNHSRRSG comes from the coding sequence ATGGAGGGGCTAACTGGAGAAGATGTATATAACTGGTGTCTGAAGAAGGGAGTAAATCCCAGAAAGTGTATTGGGATAGGTGGAGATTTATTGGATGATTCGGATGAAACTGTGTTAAGAAAAGTGGGTACCCTGTATGGTGTTATAAGACCAAAAATAATGGATAAGATGGATGATGAAGTAGGAAAGAAGATTGCTGTCCTGGTAGAAACGGAAAAAGATTTGGATGTAAATTTGATTCCATTAATGATAATGGCCGATGAAGAAACAGGAAGAAGGTGGTCTATTATTGGTCCCAGTATCAGGGAAGAAGATACCACTAGAGATACCACTAGTGCTCCCATCTCGGTAATGATCTCACCGGAGGGTGTAGATAGAGGGGAAGCTAGTGGCAATGGACACAGTGCTACCAATGTGAATGGCGGACAATTTGAGACTATGGTGGATCGAGTGGTTTCCCAACTTGAGAGATGGCATTATGAAGGGAGTTATCGAAGGTTAAGGATATTCTCTGGTATCGTACCTGTGCCTACCGGGGAAGAACCATATGAATCTTGGAAGGAGGCTGCTGTCCAACAAGCGGAGGAATGGCAGTGTCCGGATAAAATAAAGCGGCAAAGAGTAGTGGAGAGTCTACGTGGCCCTGCTATGGGGATAATACAAGCTGCTAGAAGAAGTAATCCAAATGCCACATTGGAAACATACCTTGAAGCTTTGGATTATGCTTATGGTACTTTGGAAGATGTAGGAGACTTGCTATCAAGACTGAATCATACGTTCCAAGAATCTGGCGAGAAACTGAGTGCCTATGTAATACGAATAGATaaattattgtataagattgtagaAAAAAAAAGGAATCACTCGAGAAGAAGTGGATAA